The Engystomops pustulosus chromosome 4, aEngPut4.maternal, whole genome shotgun sequence genome contains a region encoding:
- the PRR36 gene encoding proline-rich protein 36, with amino-acid sequence MDSSTSGKSKGGTPNRPLTSRPSLSRNTKTGSPSPSPKLATESPRPGATRGVGPMSKPMVTKTTSAVKEANAAKSSVVRTATASPIKSKTVTPRDPASPIKPPAKQTTRPQNGEKGAQQTASLLVTKNEAAKKTTAGAQMNKPKPGQEGGNTTPSKANGTVKREVGKLPENGSVPKDKTLCLRPESNASVPTKPLATAASPTKTLKANSVSHKPKQIVPPPQKSANTTPLSTKVTKSPVTSTRPGAATSTTIKPVRTASPLVKAQRPTAVSAKVTKTPTSPVKPVSTASVPTKPRNATPVKPPGNTMSTTNQVKVGKQLSNTTKTPPVSSKQVNKAPTAIKSIKSSSVVKKCVKEISAEATPEVNEVTSVVNDVPQILSEESPQVLNSGAGEINKTEQISESEKSPEEMEVADVSLNSELENITDDINPSEELLKESERSLKTSGSILPTEEISAETHPHDMQKERITSMTQDEKSPTKQISHLQEEPMSESSDISAEPLDKEQQSQLFKEEPTVPSKKLQEELRSPLERSTPFAGPEEPLEVKVETEKELKESTTSPDHPVNTTSEDVHIPVKTLEDEVEFSNEPSKETVELLMDENRFLEDEPIAYMDRETYLHQTESMPMKLLDEETFTADREEPLEDVVTSSLEQVTPLEEEAVLSEDEIEPVQQKNAQLLEEYGNSSKALDQLEISPIDPQNPLELLTSSTEELTPSEEEMELFRDEKPQLPKEPSSRDHLDMDENVCDIDQAKQTETATFSRETLTFSEEETNIPEDPFGGTIINAVGSKIEMNEILQSSDEVAAHVEEGNIPLKDLLEPSADEVSLSEDEPVLSVEHQASFEEIKVLKEETELTGDDLQSSFEVAMSSVEPLRTSTEEVKLSEEEHLLPVEPLAETVMSPQVIDEYGDQMLLVDHLHKEDIKSTQEEPMLSPQYSAELNTDLGEEHASLLLLKSSLEPLNHLEENILSSLDPLAETNGEITSLEETRRLETSQSPEQLPDLGQYPVSHELTEEDGNVSPEKEVGEILLMGQEGHLTGQLNIVTEPVIYDAENLDASTVESTEHVEQANKAENMDPEGIDAELIAGPEICEEPLNNIEQTDHGPPKHVIAAEKQLDEAEAEVEAEVEDISNPIKLDLSVQESVLFPEEPLTSIDELKTTSVEPADYPEIPIKPSLEEVKCAEYDEEATKSSITELMDYPKDLTTCPEKSLDTAMSATAKYLDVFSTEPVDISTIAPTLPYYHDNIEKSCTDLNSENYGLAETSAEFYVDKPSDLLLAPLDPLEEEPIKHDILNHPEETEDDDIPTPTPENTNYSLQYLVNQSENLEYITSGNQHSTEELKPMTDLLVDTEFYVSMETTEEETNISKNQDIEEEIENNKPPTPENPFTNEESLTLETILDNNTTSVLEQSNATKVLDQNNVTDIQEHFMPVEEAKSATEYTEDEPTDISYTEASFVERTHYPATNTLSVFQTDQNVEVSETSDVEKVDLLNHPPETEKEPWVVVKMDELLDFKEEPDERPLRPATLNQEAEVQDEQKAEELVERASVCSTLSDPQLAAKSSSETSTPEELRTYEDSSSGVESHSDDAATSPQTTLTPDPDLGIHMGQEEGTETPAGTPASNNKGVPPPLQIVDIEEQSQSSSPSGIESSENNPIVRKKEMMASTESREHDYEERAKERGAQRGEPFPIATPSDGLYTIYESERGPPERSQRGAELGLVEQIIGRTLLLAASEGGMKGGVRGAELGKWAELLSPLDESRASITSVTSFSPEGDASPQGDWTVVEVETFH; translated from the exons ATGGACTCCTCCACCAGCGGGAAATCCAAGGGGGGAACCCCAAATAGGCCTCTAACTTCTAGACCGTCTTTGTCCAGAAACACAAAAACCGGAAGCCCAAGTCCATCTCCCAAATTAGCCACAGAGAGCCCCCGCCCAGGAGCCACCAGGGGTGTAG GCCCAATGTCTAAACCTATGGTGACTAAAACAACCTCAGCCGTAAAGGAAGCAAACGCTGCAAAGAGCAGCGTCGTCAG GACTGCAACTGCTTCACCTATCAAATCCAAGACAGTTACACCTAGAG ATCCGGCATCTCCAATCAAGCCTCCAGCCAAGCAAACAACTCGCCCCCAGAACGGAGAGAAAGGAGCTCAACAGACGGCATCTCTATTAGTCACAAAAAATGAAGCTGCCAAGAAAACTACCGCAGGAGCCCAGATGAATAAACCTAAGCCCGGACAGGAAGGAGGAAACACTACACCCTCAAAAGCCAATGGAACTGTGAAAAGGGAAGTGGGCAAACTTCCAGAAAATGGATCAGTGCCAAAAGATAAGACATTGTGCCTTCGACCAGAAAGTAATGCGTCTGTGCCAACCAAGCCACTTGCCACTGCAGCGAGCCCCACTAAAACCTTGAAAGCAAACTCTGTATCTCATAAGCCAAAACAGATTGTGCCTCCTCCACAAAAGTCTGCTAATACCACACCATTATCAACAAAAGTGACTAAAAGCCCGGTGACATCGACTAGACCAGGTGCCGCAACTTCAACAACCATCAAACCTGTTAGAACAGCTTCTCCACTAGTTAAGGCTCAAAGGCCTACCGCGGTTTCAGCCAAAGTTACAAAAACACCTACATCACCTGTTAAACCAGTAAGTACAGCATCTGTTCCAACAAAGCCACGTAATGCTACACCTGTGAAACCACCAGGGAACACCATGTCTACAACTAACCAGGTTAAAGTAGGTAAGCAATTATCAAACACAACTAAAACACCACCTGTGTCATCTAAACAGGTTAACAAAGCACCTACCGCTATCAAGTCAATAAAATCCTCTTCGGTGGTTAAGAAATGCGTTAAAGAAATATCTGCTGAAGCTACACCAGAAGTAAATGAAGTTACATCTGTAGTCAATGATGTTCCTCAAATTCTCTCTGAAGAGTCTCCACAGGTCCTTAATTCTGGAGCTGGAGAAATTAACAAAACGGAACAAATATCAGAATCTGAGAAGTCTCCAGAAGAAATGGAAGTAGCAGACGTATCCTTAAATAGTGAACTAGAAAATATTACAGATGACATAAACCCTAGTGAAGAACTGCTAAAAGAGTCTGAGCGGTCTTTAAAGACATCTGGATCCATATTACCAACAGAGGAAATTTCAGCCGAAACACATCCACATGATATGCAGAAAGAGCGGATAACTTCTATGACCCAAGATGAAAAGTCTCCCACTAAACAAATTTCACATCTACAAGAAGAACCAATGTCAGAATCTTCAGATATATCAGCCGAACCTTTAGATAAGGAGCAACAAAGTCAACTTTTTAAAGAGGAGCCAACTGTTCCTAGTAAAAAGTTACAGGAAGAATTGAGGTCTCCTCTTGAACGATCTACACCTTTTGCAGGGCCTGAAGAACCTTTGGAAGTAAAAGTGGAAACTGAAAAAGAACTAAAGGAAAGCACAACATCTCCTGATCATCCAGTTAATACCACAAGTGAAGACGTTCATATTCCAGTGAAAACATTAGAAGATGAAGTCGAATTCTCCAACGAACCATCAAAGGAGACAGTGGAACTCTTAATGGATGAAAATAGATTCTTAGAAGATGAACCCATAGCTTATATGGATAGAGAAACCTATTTACATCAAACAGAGAGCATGCCAATGAAACTTTTGGATGAAGAAACCTTTACAGCAGATCGTGAAGAACCTTTGGAGGATGTAGTAACATCTTCTTTAGAACAAGTTACCCCATTAGAAGAGGAAGCTGTTCTGTCGGAGGATGAGATAGAACCTGTCCAACAGAAAAATGCACAGTTGTTGGAAGAATATGGAAATTCATCAAAGGCTTTAGATCAGCTTGAAATATCTCCTATAGATCCTCAGAACCCTTTAGAATTACTTACATCCTCAACTGAGGAATTAACACCTTCGGAAGAAGAAATGGAACTTTTTAGGGATGAAAAACCACAGTTACCGAAAGAACCATCATCCCGAGATCATCTAGATATGGACGAAAACGTTTGTGACATTGATCAAGCCAAGCAAACAGAGACAGCAACATTTTCAAGAGAAACGCTGACATTTTCAGAGGAAGAAACCAACATTCCAGAAGATCCTTTTGGAGGAACTATAATAAATGCAGTAGGTTCAAAAATTGAAATGAATGAAATACTACAATCTTCAGATGAAGTAGCTGCACATGTGGAGGAAGGAAATATCCCCTTGAAAGATCTATTAGAGCCTTCAGCTGATGAGGTCAGTCTTTCAGAAGACGAACCAGTGTTGTCTGTGGAACACCAAGCTTCTTTTGAAGAAATCAAAGTTTTAAAAGAAGAGACAGAGTTAACAGGGGACGATTTACAGTCTTCTTTTGAAGTAGCAATGTCTTCAGTAGAACCTCTCCGGACCTCAACTGAAGAAGTCAAACTTTCGGAAGAAGAACATTTGTTGCCAGTGGAGCCTTTAGCTGAAACAGTCATGTCTCCACAAGTAATAGACGAATACGGTGACCAAATGTTATTAGTAGACCActtacataaagaagacattaagTCCACACAAGAAGAACCAATGTTGTCGCCACAGTATTCAGCCGAATTAAATACAGATTTAGGTGAAGAACATGCATCACTGTTATTGTTAAAGTCCTCATTAGAACCTCTGAATCATTTGGAGGAGAATATACTTTCTTCATTGGACCCATTAGCTGAAACCAATGGTGAGATAACTTCACTTGAAGAAACAAGACGATTAGAAACATCACAGTCCCCAGAACAATTGCCAGATCTTGGTCAATATCCTGTGTCCCATGAACTCACAGAGGAAGATGGCAATGTTTCTCCAGAAAAAGAAGTGGGAGAAATTCTACTAATGGGGCAAGAAGGACATCTTACAGGGCAATTAAATATAGTCACAGAaccagtgatatatgatgcagaaAACCTTGATGCTTCAACTGTGGAATCAACGGAGCATGTGGAGCAAGCAAACAAAGCAGAAAACATGGATCCAGAGGGGATTGATGCGGAACTCATAGCTGGGCCAGAGATTTGTGAAGAaccattaaataatattgaacagACTGACCATGGACCACCAAAACACGTAATTGCAGCAGAAAAACAGCTAGACGAAGCAGAAGCAGAGGTTGAAGCAGAGGTTGAAGATATAAGTAATCCAATAAAACTCGACTTGTCTGTTCAGGAATCTGTACTGTTCCCAGAGGAGCCATTAACATCCATAGATGAGTTGAAAACTACTTCTGTGGAACCAGCTGACTACCCAGAAATACCAATAAAACCCTCATTAGAAGAGGTCAAATGTGCAGAATATGATGAAGAGGCTACAAAATCCTCAATTACTGAATTAATGGACTACCCCAAGGATCTTACCACATGTCCAGAAAAATCATTGGACACCGCTATGTCTGCCACTGCAAAATATCTGGATGTGTTTTCTACAGAGCCTGTAGACATCTCCACTATTGCACCAACATTACCATATTACCATGACAATATTGAAAAATCATGTACAGATTTGAATTCAGAAAACTATGGCTTAGCTGAAACCTCAGCTGAATTCTACGTGGACAAGCCATCTGATCTTCTCCTAGCACCATTGGATCCATTAGAAGAAGAACCAATAAAACATGACATTTTGAACCATCCAGAAGAAACTGAAGATGATGATATTCCAACTCCAACACCAGAAAACACTAATTATTCATTACAGTATTTAGTAAACCAATCTGAAAACCTAGAATACATAACTTCAGGGAATCAACATAGCACAGAAGAGTTGAAGCCAATGACAGATCTATTGGTAGATACAGAATTTTATGTGAGTATGGAGACCACTGAAGAAGAAACGAATATCTCCAAAAATCAAGATATTGAGGaggaaatagaaaataataaGCCACCAACCCCAGAAAACCCTTTTACAAATGAAGAATCTCTGACGCTAGAGACAATATTAGACAATAATACCACAAGTGTTCTAGAACAATCCAATGCAACAAAAGTTCTAGACCAAAACAATGTTACTGATATTCAAGAACATTTTATGCCTGTTGAAGAAGCAAAATCTGCCACAGAATACACAGAAGATGAACCCACCGACATTTCATATACAGAGGCTTCATTTGTAGAGCGAACACATTATCCAGCCACCAATACTTTATCTGTGTTTCAGACTGACCAGAATGTTGAGGTTAGTGAAACAAGTGATGTAGAAAAGGTAGATCTCTTAAATCATCCTCCGGAAACAGAAAAGGAACCATGGGTTGTAGTAAAGATGGACGAGTTATTAGATTTTAAGGAAGAGCCAGACGAGAGGCCACTGAGACCTGCAACTCTAAATCAAGAAGCTGAAGTTCAGGACGAACAGAAAGCAGAAGAACTGGTGGAAAGGGCCTCTGTCTGCAGTACATTGAGTGATCCCCAACTGGCTGCAAAAAGTAGTAGCGAAACAAGCACCCCTGAAGAGCTGAGAACTTATGAAGACTCTAGTTCTGGTGTGGAGTCCCATTCAGATGACGCTGCTACATCCCCACAAACCACACTCACCCCTGACCCAGATTTAGGTATACACATGGGGCAAGAAGAAGGGACAGAAACTCCAGCTGGAACACCAGCTTCAAATAACAAGGGGGTACCACCACCACTTCAGATTGTAGACATTGAGGAGCAATCTCAAAGTTCTTCTCCATCTGGTATCGAGTCTTCAGAAAATAATCCAATAGTACGGAAAAAGGAAATGATGGCTTCTACCGAATCGAGAGAACATGATTACGAGGAGAGAGCAAAAGAAAGAGGAGCCCAAAGAG